One stretch of Niallia sp. XMNu-256 DNA includes these proteins:
- the trxB gene encoding thioredoxin-disulfide reductase, with translation MVKIYDIVIIGGGPAGLSAGLYGSRAKLDVLVIEKAKFGGQTTTTAELENYPGSIPDCTGPALSKRMHEQAEEFGTEFVKDEVVSVDFSGDIKFINGKDAQYQGRSVIITTGAEPRLAGFGEEMEFRARGVSYCATCDADFFEGLDVAVIGGGDSAIDEAIYLTKFAETVTVIHRRDALRAAKSLQERAFNNPKIKFIWDTVPVTAYGDEILEGLEVKNVKTGELSKLEVNGVFVFVGLDPITEAFKGQVELDESGYIPTDVEMKTNVPGVFAAGDVRVTPLRQVITAAADGAISAISAEKYITEKEANLVQA, from the coding sequence ATGGTAAAGATTTACGACATAGTAATTATAGGTGGAGGCCCTGCAGGACTTTCAGCAGGACTATATGGCTCAAGAGCAAAATTAGATGTTCTTGTAATTGAAAAGGCAAAATTTGGTGGACAAACGACAACAACTGCTGAATTAGAAAATTACCCAGGATCTATTCCTGACTGTACAGGTCCAGCTCTTTCGAAAAGAATGCATGAACAAGCAGAAGAGTTTGGAACAGAGTTTGTTAAAGATGAAGTCGTTTCTGTCGATTTCTCAGGAGATATAAAATTTATTAACGGTAAAGATGCTCAATATCAAGGAAGATCTGTCATCATCACAACAGGCGCAGAACCAAGACTTGCTGGTTTTGGAGAAGAAATGGAATTCAGAGCAAGAGGTGTTTCATATTGTGCAACATGTGACGCTGACTTCTTTGAAGGATTAGATGTAGCTGTTATTGGTGGCGGTGACTCAGCTATTGATGAAGCAATTTATCTAACGAAGTTCGCTGAAACAGTAACAGTTATTCATAGAAGAGATGCTTTAAGAGCTGCCAAGTCACTTCAAGAAAGAGCATTTAACAATCCAAAGATTAAATTCATTTGGGACACCGTTCCAGTAACCGCTTACGGTGATGAAATCCTTGAAGGTCTTGAAGTTAAGAATGTTAAAACTGGAGAGCTTTCAAAACTAGAAGTAAATGGTGTATTCGTATTCGTTGGACTTGATCCAATAACAGAGGCTTTCAAAGGACAAGTAGAACTTGATGAAAGCGGTTATATTCCAACTGATGTAGAGATGAAAACGAATGTACCGGGAGTTTTTGCAGCAGGAGACGTAAGGGTAACGCCTTTAAGACAAGTTATTACAGCGGCTGCAGATGGAGCAATTTCTGCAATATCCGCTGAAAAATATATCACTGAAAAAGAAGCAAATTTAGTTCAAGCATAA
- the selA gene encoding L-seryl-tRNA(Sec) selenium transferase, with translation MRQLLKYLPPIHELQKHEKFSMLIDQYGIDHTNMTAILTNELNDIRQMLLQNQWSGIEPGSELFITDIFNRSEKVIQQQFQYTLKNVINATGTILHTNLGRARLSEQTVEHVAKVASQYSNLEYKLEEGERGSRHSHVEELIKRITGAEAAMVVNNNAAAVYFILRTFALDKEVIVSRGQLVEIGGSFRISSIMEESGAKLIEVGTTNKTHLYDYERAINEETRMILKVHTSNFKVFGFTESVETEELVDLTNQHDEVIFYEDLGSGVLYDFRQHGIGEEPVVGEVLQMGADLVSFSGDKLLGGPQAGIIAGNKDLIDKLKKHQLARVLRVDKMTLAALEGTLMHYLKGKDELKKVPVIGDLLKGKEELKLRSERFKDKLNKVCDSYEVNIMEGTSQVGGGTMPEVLLPSFVVVLKHNVRSAENLAKTLRVDCTPGIIVRIQKNEILLDLRTVNIDEEEVIIEALASIK, from the coding sequence ATGAGACAATTATTGAAATATTTGCCTCCCATTCATGAATTACAGAAACATGAAAAGTTTTCTATGTTAATAGATCAATATGGTATTGATCATACAAACATGACGGCTATTTTGACAAATGAATTAAATGATATAAGACAAATGCTTTTACAAAATCAATGGTCTGGAATAGAACCTGGAAGTGAATTATTTATTACTGATATTTTTAATCGATCGGAAAAGGTCATTCAACAGCAATTTCAGTACACATTAAAAAATGTAATTAATGCGACTGGAACGATTTTACATACAAATTTAGGAAGAGCACGTTTAAGTGAACAGACGGTAGAGCATGTGGCAAAAGTTGCCTCTCAATACTCCAATTTAGAATATAAATTAGAAGAAGGGGAGCGTGGCTCTAGACATAGTCATGTGGAAGAACTAATTAAAAGGATTACCGGTGCAGAGGCGGCGATGGTCGTTAATAATAATGCTGCAGCAGTGTATTTCATCCTTCGTACGTTTGCATTAGACAAAGAGGTCATCGTTTCAAGAGGACAGTTAGTAGAAATAGGTGGCTCCTTTCGAATTTCATCTATTATGGAAGAAAGCGGAGCGAAACTTATTGAAGTAGGTACTACTAATAAAACACATCTTTATGATTATGAACGTGCGATAAATGAAGAAACACGAATGATTTTAAAAGTCCACACGAGTAATTTTAAAGTATTTGGATTTACTGAATCTGTTGAAACGGAAGAACTAGTAGACCTAACAAACCAACATGACGAGGTAATTTTTTATGAAGATTTAGGCAGTGGGGTTTTATATGATTTTCGTCAGCATGGGATTGGTGAAGAACCTGTTGTTGGTGAAGTTCTTCAGATGGGTGCCGATCTAGTTTCTTTTAGTGGCGATAAACTTTTAGGAGGGCCTCAGGCAGGAATCATTGCTGGTAACAAAGATCTAATTGATAAACTAAAAAAACACCAGCTAGCCCGTGTTTTAAGAGTAGATAAAATGACTCTTGCTGCCTTAGAAGGAACATTAATGCATTATCTAAAAGGAAAAGATGAACTTAAGAAGGTTCCGGTTATTGGGGACTTGTTAAAAGGTAAAGAAGAATTGAAACTACGCTCAGAGAGATTTAAGGACAAGTTAAATAAGGTCTGTGACTCTTATGAGGTAAACATAATGGAGGGAACAAGTCAGGTTGGAGGCGGGACAATGCCTGAAGTATTATTACCTTCATTTGTAGTTGTATTGAAGCATAATGTTAGGTCCGCGGAAAATTTGGCAAAGACTTTAAGAGTGGACTGTACTCCTGGCATCATTGTAAGGATCCAAAAGAATGAGATTCTATTGGATTTAAGAACCGTGAATATCGATGAAGAAGAAGTAATTATTGAGGCTTTAGCGTCTATAAAATAA
- a CDS encoding GrdX family protein, translating to MREKAIVITNNVLSKEGFEKTSDVIFVDGSLMDVMKTARDFVHKGHKLLTHPLMGSIKPNETPYKTIAISFKAENGVNLDSLSLMENSIETSEKLIDNRPPRNWSKEIINRVYEDYRVIDFDLIHNAFNI from the coding sequence ATGAGGGAAAAAGCAATTGTAATAACGAATAATGTACTTTCGAAAGAAGGTTTTGAAAAAACATCTGATGTAATATTTGTAGATGGTTCCTTAATGGATGTCATGAAAACAGCGAGAGATTTTGTCCACAAAGGCCATAAACTCTTAACGCATCCTCTTATGGGTAGTATTAAACCAAATGAAACACCCTATAAGACTATAGCTATATCCTTTAAAGCTGAAAATGGGGTTAATCTAGATTCCTTGAGTTTAATGGAAAACAGCATTGAAACCTCAGAAAAACTAATAGATAATAGACCTCCAAGAAACTGGTCAAAAGAAATTATTAACAGGGTTTATGAAGATTATAGAGTAATAGATTTTGATTTAATTCATAATGCCTTCAATATTTAA
- a CDS encoding LLM class flavin-dependent oxidoreductase, with product MYLNAFEMNCAGFQSHALWRHPEDNTPGYKSIDYWIHLAKLLEKGRFDAVFLADVLGVYDVYQGSRDPAIVNGVQVPANDPAFVIPVMASVTKHLGFGLTASTTHEHPYTFARKMSTLDHLTNGRIGWNVVTSYLNSAAKNIGLAQQTSHDERYARAEEYMEVVYKLWETSWEEDAVVVNKEKGIYTDPSKVHDIDHDGKYFSVPGNHLCEPSPQRTPVIFQAGASSKGRKFAANHAELVFISSTSAEKTKNIVAAFRQEIVQSGRPADDVKVIAAITPITAPTTEEAQAKYEYYKRYISRDGAFALVGGWTGVDLSKVDPDEKVEYIENDAMRSILKGFAGMTPNEIADEVALGGLGPVIVGDPYQIADELEYWMDYADVDGFNIVYSITPGSFEDFVELVVPVLQERGLVRKEYEEGTFRKKLFGNDQLTKSHPAKQVGRAIVTS from the coding sequence ATGTACTTAAATGCGTTTGAAATGAATTGTGCAGGGTTTCAATCCCATGCATTGTGGAGACATCCGGAGGACAATACGCCGGGGTATAAATCCATCGATTATTGGATCCATCTTGCGAAACTCTTGGAAAAAGGACGTTTCGATGCCGTATTCCTTGCGGATGTGCTCGGCGTTTATGATGTGTATCAAGGGTCAAGGGATCCTGCAATTGTGAATGGTGTCCAAGTGCCAGCAAACGATCCAGCTTTTGTTATACCTGTCATGGCGTCTGTTACAAAACATCTCGGTTTTGGACTGACGGCCTCCACAACACACGAGCATCCTTATACGTTCGCAAGAAAAATGTCGACGTTGGATCATTTAACGAATGGGAGAATTGGTTGGAATGTCGTCACATCTTACTTGAATAGCGCAGCGAAAAATATCGGATTGGCGCAGCAAACAAGCCATGACGAGCGCTATGCAAGAGCTGAAGAATATATGGAAGTTGTCTATAAATTATGGGAAACAAGCTGGGAAGAAGATGCCGTTGTTGTGAATAAGGAAAAAGGCATTTACACAGACCCTTCCAAAGTTCACGATATAGATCATGATGGAAAATACTTCAGCGTGCCGGGCAACCACTTATGTGAGCCATCACCGCAACGGACCCCAGTCATTTTCCAAGCGGGCGCCTCTTCTAAGGGACGAAAATTCGCTGCGAATCATGCGGAGCTTGTTTTTATTTCATCTACTTCAGCGGAGAAAACGAAAAATATAGTTGCTGCTTTCCGACAAGAGATCGTGCAATCCGGACGACCTGCGGATGATGTCAAAGTGATTGCAGCCATTACACCGATTACCGCGCCGACCACAGAAGAAGCGCAAGCGAAATATGAATATTACAAGCGATACATCAGCCGTGATGGAGCATTCGCGCTCGTTGGAGGATGGACGGGTGTCGATTTGTCAAAAGTGGATCCGGATGAAAAAGTTGAATACATTGAAAACGATGCAATGCGCTCCATTTTAAAAGGCTTTGCAGGCATGACGCCGAATGAAATTGCAGACGAAGTTGCATTGGGCGGTTTGGGTCCAGTCATTGTCGGTGATCCTTATCAAATTGCCGATGAGTTGGAATACTGGATGGACTATGCGGATGTCGATGGGTTTAACATCGTCTATTCCATCACACCTGGGTCCTTTGAAGATTTTGTGGAATTAGTCGTTCCCGTCTTACAGGAACGTGGGTTGGTTCGCAAGGAATATGAAGAAGGCACCTTCCGCAAAAAACTATTTGGCAATGACCAATTGACTAAAAGCCATCCCGCAAAACAAGTCGGCCGCGCAATTGTTACATCATAA
- a CDS encoding carboxymuconolactone decarboxylase family protein, translating into MAKDRYQKGIEKIKELTSSGDENPTGFMDIGEGFKDIAPDLSKYVVEFAFGDIYSRPGLDNKQKVMTTITALVAQGKPQIEMHIKTGLSVGLKPEEIVGCIIHLIPYTGFPSVLNALKVAQKVFAELGVSVTTSDN; encoded by the coding sequence ATGGCAAAAGATCGTTATCAAAAAGGGATAGAGAAGATAAAGGAGCTTACATCATCAGGTGATGAAAATCCAACTGGCTTTATGGACATTGGAGAAGGATTTAAAGATATAGCACCTGATTTAAGTAAATATGTTGTTGAGTTTGCTTTTGGGGATATTTATTCACGTCCCGGATTGGATAATAAGCAAAAAGTTATGACCACCATTACGGCCCTGGTAGCTCAAGGAAAACCTCAGATTGAGATGCATATTAAAACTGGACTTAGCGTTGGTTTAAAACCAGAGGAAATTGTAGGATGTATTATTCACCTTATCCCCTACACAGGATTCCCAAGTGTACTTAATGCTTTAAAAGTTGCTCAAAAGGTGTTTGCAGAACTAGGTGTATCAGTTACAACGTCTGATAATTAA
- a CDS encoding DUF421 domain-containing protein, translated as MYGLIALKLIIGLIALMVIVRTLGKKEMAQITPLDFIYLLILGGILEESVYDDKVTIGHLIFALGIWALAILLFEWIMRKFEGIRVLVMGNPYPIIKDGELDIKAIEKSKLELEQLRTLLRQQGIFSFKEVQFAFLETSGDISVMRYPEFEPVTPQQLKVKVDPETPSVLLVDEGEIEEKGLRMIGKDEDWLRKNLKKEGYGPIEELYFVEWTEREGFNIQKYNEK; from the coding sequence ATGTATGGATTAATTGCCCTCAAACTTATCATCGGCTTAATTGCTCTTATGGTGATCGTACGTACTTTGGGAAAAAAAGAAATGGCCCAGATAACACCGCTTGATTTTATTTACCTTCTTATCCTTGGCGGTATTTTAGAAGAATCTGTTTATGATGATAAAGTAACGATTGGCCATCTTATTTTTGCCCTTGGCATTTGGGCGCTTGCTATCCTTTTATTTGAATGGATCATGCGGAAGTTTGAAGGCATCCGTGTGTTAGTTATGGGAAATCCATATCCAATCATTAAAGATGGCGAGCTAGATATAAAAGCTATTGAAAAATCAAAGCTTGAGCTCGAACAGTTACGTACCCTACTTCGTCAGCAAGGAATTTTTTCATTTAAAGAAGTACAATTTGCTTTTTTAGAAACAAGCGGAGATATTAGCGTAATGAGATATCCAGAATTCGAGCCAGTGACACCCCAACAGCTAAAAGTGAAGGTTGACCCTGAGACACCTTCTGTATTATTGGTAGATGAAGGAGAAATAGAAGAAAAAGGTCTTCGTATGATCGGGAAGGATGAGGATTGGCTAAGAAAAAATTTAAAGAAAGAAGGATATGGACCTATCGAGGAGTTGTATTTTGTCGAGTGGACAGAAAGAGAAGGATTCAATATCCAAAAATACAATGAAAAATAG
- a CDS encoding DsbA family protein encodes MKNNNMICDLETGVCGVAGEEEMEILDFNQPKKSITLYYVTDPICSHCWAIEPVLRRFIEQYGDYFNVQTVMGGLLEKWHDGPIDPANGIYKPADVAGHWREVGEYSRMPIDGSLMIDNPVQSSYPPSRVFKVIQKNHNDEIAFQYLRRVREALFAFNQNISDSSVLIETVNEMDLNGEAIVKEAQQPIGQQLLHEDFTLVRNLGARGFPTIIMMNEENKGVKIVGGRPLQYYVDGLKQVLNAEKPQPKQQPALSSLLEKERLLFSKEIEVMYDIEQSEVRSFLEKELSPDRYQVKEVLGELYITTTN; translated from the coding sequence ATGAAGAATAACAATATGATTTGTGATTTAGAAACAGGTGTATGCGGAGTAGCTGGTGAAGAGGAAATGGAGATCCTTGATTTTAATCAACCGAAAAAATCAATTACGCTTTATTATGTAACGGATCCCATCTGTTCTCACTGTTGGGCCATTGAACCTGTTCTTCGCCGTTTTATAGAGCAGTATGGAGATTATTTTAACGTTCAGACGGTTATGGGTGGATTGCTGGAAAAATGGCATGACGGACCCATTGACCCTGCAAATGGTATTTATAAACCAGCCGACGTTGCAGGTCACTGGAGAGAAGTGGGTGAATATTCAAGGATGCCTATTGATGGGTCATTAATGATCGATAACCCGGTTCAATCCTCTTATCCACCCTCTCGTGTATTTAAGGTGATTCAAAAAAATCATAATGATGAGATAGCATTCCAATATTTACGACGTGTAAGAGAGGCGCTTTTCGCCTTTAATCAAAATATTTCTGATTCATCTGTGCTAATTGAAACTGTAAATGAGATGGACCTTAATGGAGAAGCTATTGTTAAGGAAGCCCAACAACCGATCGGGCAACAACTATTACATGAGGATTTTACCTTAGTTAGAAACTTAGGGGCCAGAGGGTTCCCTACGATTATCATGATGAATGAAGAAAACAAAGGAGTAAAAATAGTTGGCGGGCGCCCACTCCAATACTATGTTGACGGGTTAAAACAAGTTCTAAATGCGGAAAAACCGCAACCAAAACAACAACCAGCCCTTTCTAGCTTGCTCGAAAAGGAAAGGCTTTTATTTTCAAAAGAAATCGAGGTCATGTATGATATCGAACAATCAGAGGTCCGCTCTTTTCTTGAAAAAGAACTATCTCCTGATCGTTATCAAGTGAAGGAAGTTTTAGGCGAGCTTTATATTACAACAACTAATTAA
- a CDS encoding monooxygenase, whose product MAYVLQVDFEMNGPFGDEMAAAFSDLAKSINEEDGFIWKIWTESPETNEVGGIYVFETKEAAEKYIEMHSKRLGGFGIKDINTKIFAVNPKLTEITKGPVK is encoded by the coding sequence ATGGCTTATGTATTACAAGTTGATTTTGAAATGAACGGACCATTCGGAGATGAAATGGCCGCCGCTTTTTCCGACTTAGCGAAAAGTATCAATGAAGAGGATGGCTTCATATGGAAAATCTGGACAGAAAGCCCTGAAACAAATGAAGTTGGCGGAATTTATGTTTTCGAGACAAAGGAAGCTGCTGAAAAATATATCGAGATGCATTCAAAACGATTAGGTGGTTTTGGAATAAAAGATATTAACACAAAGATCTTTGCCGTTAATCCTAAACTTACTGAGATCACAAAAGGGCCGGTAAAGTAA
- a CDS encoding glycine/sarcosine/betaine reductase component B subunit produces the protein MRLELGNIFIKDVQFGAETKVENGVLYVNKQELLNEVGGDEHLASIDVDIVHPGDEVRIIPVKDVIEPRVKVEGKGGVFPGFISNVEQVGSGRTHVLKGSAVVTTGKIVGFQEGIVDMSGEGAKYTPFSKTHNVVMICEPAEGVRQHEHEEAVRMVGFKTAAYLGKAGANVEPDEVKSYETKPLLQQVNEYPDLPKVIYVYMLQTQGLLHDTYVYGVDAKKIIPTFIYPTEAFDGAIVSGNCVSACDKNPSYVHMNHPIITDLYEKHGKDYNFLGVVITNENVYLADKERSSNMTAKLVEFLGADAVIISEEGFGNPDADLVMNCNKITDKGIKTVLLTDEYAGRDGASQSLADSTPKADAIVTGGNANEIIVLPAMKKIIGHPEVVDMLSGGYDGSLREDGSIEAEIQVITGATSEVGFHNLTAKSF, from the coding sequence TTGCGCCTTGAATTAGGAAATATTTTTATTAAGGATGTACAATTTGGAGCCGAAACTAAGGTAGAAAACGGTGTCCTTTATGTAAACAAGCAAGAACTTCTAAATGAAGTTGGTGGGGACGAACACCTAGCTTCGATTGATGTTGATATCGTTCATCCTGGAGATGAAGTTAGAATCATCCCTGTTAAAGATGTGATTGAACCGAGAGTTAAAGTTGAAGGCAAGGGTGGAGTATTCCCTGGATTTATTTCAAACGTTGAGCAAGTAGGATCAGGGAGAACTCATGTATTAAAGGGATCTGCTGTTGTGACAACTGGTAAGATTGTTGGTTTCCAAGAAGGAATCGTAGACATGTCAGGAGAGGGAGCAAAATATACTCCATTCTCAAAGACTCATAATGTGGTTATGATCTGCGAACCTGCTGAAGGAGTTCGTCAACACGAACATGAAGAAGCAGTAAGAATGGTTGGATTCAAGACAGCTGCTTACCTTGGAAAGGCTGGAGCAAACGTTGAACCAGACGAAGTAAAGTCTTACGAAACAAAACCGTTACTTCAGCAAGTTAATGAATATCCAGATCTACCAAAGGTCATTTATGTATATATGCTTCAAACTCAAGGTCTTCTTCACGACACATATGTATATGGTGTAGATGCTAAGAAGATTATACCAACTTTTATTTACCCAACTGAAGCATTTGATGGAGCGATCGTTAGTGGAAACTGCGTTTCCGCTTGTGATAAGAACCCATCATATGTTCATATGAACCATCCAATTATAACGGATCTATACGAAAAACATGGTAAGGACTATAACTTCCTTGGAGTTGTCATTACTAATGAAAACGTATACCTTGCTGATAAAGAAAGATCATCAAATATGACAGCTAAGCTTGTTGAGTTCCTTGGAGCAGATGCAGTTATCATTTCAGAAGAAGGATTTGGTAATCCAGATGCTGACCTTGTCATGAACTGTAACAAGATTACTGACAAAGGAATCAAGACAGTTCTTTTAACAGATGAGTATGCTGGAAGAGATGGAGCATCTCAATCACTTGCTGACTCAACTCCAAAAGCTGATGCAATAGTTACTGGAGGAAATGCAAACGAAATCATTGTACTTCCAGCAATGAAGAAGATTATTGGACACCCAGAAGTTGTCGATATGCTTTCTGGTGGATACGACGGATCATTAAGAGAAGACGGTTCAATAGAAGCTGAAATCCAAGTTATCACTGGTGCTACAAGTGAGGTTGGTTTCCACAATCTAACCGCTAAATCATTCTAA
- a CDS encoding thioredoxin family protein, with amino-acid sequence MLELNKENFEAEVTNYTEKPVFVDYWGDKCTTCIEMMPDVHKLQETYGDKIKFTSLNTTGNRRLAISQKVLGLPTMIMYVNGEKAEVLTPDKISSVADVEEMIKKFYE; translated from the coding sequence ATGTTAGAGTTAAACAAAGAAAATTTCGAAGCAGAAGTTACTAATTACACTGAAAAGCCTGTATTCGTTGACTACTGGGGTGACAAGTGTACAACTTGTATAGAAATGATGCCAGATGTTCATAAATTGCAAGAAACTTATGGAGATAAAATTAAGTTTACTAGTTTAAATACAACTGGAAATAGAAGACTTGCAATTTCTCAAAAAGTACTTGGACTACCAACAATGATTATGTATGTAAATGGAGAAAAGGCTGAGGTTCTAACTCCAGATAAAATTTCCTCAGTAGCTGATGTTGAAGAAATGATTAAGAAATTCTACGAGTAA
- a CDS encoding TetR/AcrR family transcriptional regulator yields the protein MTQSKSDPRVIRTRKLIMDAFIELSGQKEFKDITVKDITTEAMINRATFYYHFEDIYDLLEKVLSEVLLVNLNYNIYENDDLNEEAFVRIFKAVTNFQKSLSTRCHRGYEDTIARIIREQLEIIFYKMLLKQNKTEEDQTLKVTAVILSWGIYGASVEWRRNSKIPPEEFIKSVVPYIISGVDQGKKIGCKGI from the coding sequence ATGACACAATCAAAGAGTGATCCGCGGGTTATACGCACACGCAAATTAATTATGGATGCTTTCATTGAATTATCAGGGCAAAAGGAATTTAAGGACATTACGGTTAAAGATATCACAACAGAGGCAATGATTAACCGTGCCACATTCTATTATCACTTTGAGGATATTTATGACTTGTTAGAAAAAGTATTATCTGAAGTATTGTTAGTCAATTTAAATTACAATATTTACGAGAATGATGACTTAAATGAAGAAGCCTTTGTTCGTATTTTTAAAGCTGTCACAAATTTTCAAAAGTCATTGTCTACTCGTTGCCATAGGGGGTATGAGGATACAATTGCTCGTATTATTAGGGAACAGCTTGAAATCATCTTTTATAAAATGCTGTTAAAACAAAATAAAACAGAAGAGGATCAAACGTTAAAAGTTACCGCTGTCATATTAAGTTGGGGAATTTACGGGGCATCAGTAGAATGGAGAAGAAATAGTAAGATCCCGCCAGAGGAATTTATTAAATCAGTAGTTCCGTATATCATTTCTGGGGTTGATCAAGGTAAAAAAATAGGTTGTAAAGGAATTTAA